The genomic stretch AATGGCGGTTCATACTCGCCATCGGAGCCTCATACTCGTAATCCGTGCCCGAGCGGAGGCCCTTAACAAGTACCTGCGCCCCGTGTTCCTGAGCCCACTGCGCCAAAAGCACCCCCGGTGGAATAACCTCAACCTTCACGGTGGTAATACCGCGCTCCGCAAGGGAACGCTCCACCAAGTTCACTCGCTCCTGCAGAGAAAAAAGGTATTTTTTAGAGGAGTTATGCGCTACCCCCACGATCACATCATCAAAGAGCGCAGAGG from Rothia dentocariosa ATCC 17931 encodes the following:
- the coaD gene encoding pantetheine-phosphate adenylyltransferase, with protein sequence MLAICPGSFDPIHHGHLEIIARASALFDDVIVGVAHNSSKKYLFSLQERVNLVERSLAERGITTVKVEVIPPGVLLAQWAQEHGAQVLVKGLRSGTDYEYEAPMASMNRHLANLETVFLAGEDRFGGVSSTIIREVASLGGDVSVYVPRVVSDALVAMHSQVSTDNTIA